In Nicotiana tabacum cultivar K326 chromosome 17, ASM71507v2, whole genome shotgun sequence, one DNA window encodes the following:
- the LOC107825270 gene encoding uncharacterized protein LOC107825270, with the protein MFFDGAVNIKGVGIGAILISPTGQHHPATTRLLFFCTNNVAEYEARIMGMNMAVDLDVQELLIMDDSDLIIQQLQGEWETRDIKLIPYRQHVEDISKQFKSVEFKYIPRFHNELADALATLASMLLYPGNVHIDQLKIQVRERHGYCNVIEMEPDGEPWYHDIKRFLKIK; encoded by the coding sequence atgttctttgatggggctgtaaACATAAAAggcgtagggattggggcaattctGATCTCACCCACAGGTCAACACCATCCAGCCACAACCCGACTTTtgttcttttgcacaaacaatgtTGCTGAGTATGAAGCTCGCATCATGGGTATGAACATGGCGGTTGATCTGGATGTACAAGAGTTATTAATCATGGACGATTCTGATTTAATTATCCAGCAactccaaggtgaatgggaaactcgagacatCAAACTCATCCCGTACAGGCAACATGTAGAAGACATCAGTAAACAGTTTAAGTCCGTCGAATTCAAGTATATTCCCCGATTTCACAATGAGCTAGCAGATGCACTAGCTACTTTAGCCTCAATGCTACTATACCCGGGTAATGTTCATATTGACCAGCTCAAAATTCAGGTTCGAGAAAGGCACGGTTATTGTAACGTAATTGAAATGGAGCCAGATGGtgagccatggtatcatgatatcaaaaggtttttgaaaataaaataa